In the Deinococcus aerius genome, CCTGCTGGGACAGGACGACCTGGGCCGCGACCTGCTCTCCCGCATCATCTACGGCAGCCGCGTCAGCCTGATGGTGGGCTTTTCGGTCGCCATCATCAGCATCCTGATCGGCACCCTGATGGGTCTGCTCGCCGGGTTTTTCGGCGGGCGGACCGACACCGTGATCAGCCGCTTTATCGAGTTCATGCTGAGCCTGCCGACCCTGCCCCTGCTGCTGGTGATCAGCGGCCTATTCATCAGCACCGATGCCCCCTTCATTGCCAACCTGCGCGACAGCCTGGGGGCGACCGCCAGCGTCTTCATCATCATCACGATCTTTTCGGTGTTCGGTTGGATGGGCACCGCCCGTCTCGTGCGCGGGGAAGTGTTGCGGATGAAGAACTTGGAGTACGTGGACGCCGCCCGCGCGCTGGGGGCCAGCAACAACCGCATCATGTGGCGGCACCTAGTGCCCAACCTCTTCGCCATCATCATCGTGCAGGCGACCCTGGACGTGGGGAGCGCGATCCTGGGCGAGGCGGCGCTGTCCTTCCTGGGCTTTGGCATCCAGCCGCCCGTCTCCACCTGGGGCAACATGCTCAGCAATGCCCAGGAGGTCGTGCTCCAGTACCCCTGGATTCCGCTGTACCCCGGCCTGGCGATCCTGATCACCGTGCTGGCCTTCAACTTCCTGGGGGACGGCTTGCGCGACGCTTTCGATCCCAAGAGCCGCCTGTAAAGGGCATCCACCGCGCGGGGCAGAGGGCCGGGCGGCGGCTTTCTGCCCCGCCTCTTTGTTTTTGTGCCTTATCCTGCGGTCATGATCGTACTCGGCGTGGACCCCGGCCTGGCGAACCTCGGCCTGGGCCTGATCGAGGGGGATGCCCGCAAGGCCCGTCACCTGCACCACGTCTGCCTGGTGACCGAGAGCGCGTGGGTGATGCCGCGCCGCCTCCAGTACATCCACTCGGAGGTCGCGCGGCTGCTCGCGGAGTATCAGCCGGAGGCCGTGGCCATTGAGGACCAGATTCTGCGGAGGCAGGCGGACGTGGCCTTTAAGGTCGGGCAGGCCTTCGGAGTGGTGCAACTCGCCTGCGCCCAGGCGGGGGTGCCGATCCACGCCTACGGCCCCATGCAGGTCAAACGCGCCCTGGTCGGCACGGGCCGGGCGGACAAGGAGCAGGTCATCTACATGGTCAAGGCCAGCCTGGGGCTGCGCGAAGTCTTCAACAACCACGCCGCCGACGCCCTGGCCCTGGCCCTGACCCACCTGGCACAGCAGCCCATGCAGGCCGCCCTCGCGGGCCGACTTGCCCGCGCCTGAGCCCCGTGCCGCTGGCCCTCTCCCTGACCGCGTCGGTGCTGCTGACGTTCGGGTGGCTCTGGTTCTTCGTGCGCCGCGACCGCCATCCCGAGCCGCCGTGGCTGCTTGCCCGCACCTTCGGGTGGGGCATGGTCGCCTGGGCCGTCTCGGCGGCGTTCGAGGGCAGTTTCGAGCGCCTGAGCTTTCCCCTGCTGGTCATGCTGCTCTCCGCCGTGGTCGAGGAGAGCAGCAAACTCCTCGCGGCCAGCACCGCCGCCACCGAACACGCTTTCGACGAGCCGATGGACGGCCTGGTCTATGCCGTGACCGCCGCGCTGGGCTTCGCGTTGCTGGAAAACGTGACCTACACGCTGGGCTTCGGCGCGCATGCGGCGACCTGGCACGCGCTGCTGACCACCCTGGCCCACGCCCTGTTCAGCGCTCCCCAGGGGTACGCGCTGGGAGGGCGGCACCTGCGGGGGGGGCGGTGGTGGCGCTCCCGGGCTCTGCTGCTCAGCATCACCTTGCACTTCGCCTTCAACGGGCTGCTGACGGGGGGGGCGGGCTGGCCCCACCTGCTCGTCCTGGTGCTGGTTGTGGGCCTGATGGCCCTGCTGGCGAGTCGTTACTACCGCCACTTCGAGGCCTACGCGCGCGAGAATTCCCAGCCGTCCTGACCCTCGGGAGAGCTGCGAGAGGAGGTCGGCTCATTTGGGCCGACGGGAACTGACAAAAGAACTCTGTCCTGCTGGGCGAAGCCAGGCACCCCCGGGCGCAATATGTGATCCCTTCGCTTTGCCCAAGGTAACAAGGCTTCTTTGGTTCAGTGTTCTATAGCGTTGGGCTTCCGGTCTGCCCCTCGACCCAATGCTGGCCGTCCTCGTCGGCCTCGTGCTTCCAGATGGGCAGATGAACCTTGAGGTGTTCGATCAGAAAGTCGCATGCCTCCAGGGCGGCGCGGCGATGGGGGCTGGCCACCCCGATAAGGATGCTTGCCTCACCAGGCAGGAGGCGGCCGACCCGGTGCTGCACGACCACCCGCAAGGTGCCGTACTGGGCGCGGGCCTGCGCCGCCGCCGCCCGCATCACCTTCTCGGCCATCGGCCCGTACCCCTCGTACTCGATGTACTCGACCTGTTTGCCCTTGTTCGGCGAGCGCACCGTGCCCACGAAGTAGGCCTGTGCGCCGTACTCGGGCCGCACCAGGAAGGCATCTGCCTCAGCCAGTAACAGAGGAGTGGTCACCACCTCGCAGCGCATGTCCTCACCCGCACCCCCGGCGACGGGAGGCAGGAAGGCCACCTCGTCCCC is a window encoding:
- a CDS encoding ABC transporter permease: MTTTATPTAASPVKSRSTLQIAMRRLRRHKAAMISLAVIILLILMAIFASLLAPYDPNTQDLSGIYAPPNAQHLLGQDDLGRDLLSRIIYGSRVSLMVGFSVAIISILIGTLMGLLAGFFGGRTDTVISRFIEFMLSLPTLPLLLVISGLFISTDAPFIANLRDSLGATASVFIIITIFSVFGWMGTARLVRGEVLRMKNLEYVDAARALGASNNRIMWRHLVPNLFAIIIVQATLDVGSAILGEAALSFLGFGIQPPVSTWGNMLSNAQEVVLQYPWIPLYPGLAILITVLAFNFLGDGLRDAFDPKSRL
- the ruvC gene encoding crossover junction endodeoxyribonuclease RuvC, with product MIVLGVDPGLANLGLGLIEGDARKARHLHHVCLVTESAWVMPRRLQYIHSEVARLLAEYQPEAVAIEDQILRRQADVAFKVGQAFGVVQLACAQAGVPIHAYGPMQVKRALVGTGRADKEQVIYMVKASLGLREVFNNHAADALALALTHLAQQPMQAALAGRLARA
- a CDS encoding PrsW family intramembrane metalloprotease → MPLALSLTASVLLTFGWLWFFVRRDRHPEPPWLLARTFGWGMVAWAVSAAFEGSFERLSFPLLVMLLSAVVEESSKLLAASTAATEHAFDEPMDGLVYAVTAALGFALLENVTYTLGFGAHAATWHALLTTLAHALFSAPQGYALGGRHLRGGRWWRSRALLLSITLHFAFNGLLTGGAGWPHLLVLVLVVGLMALLASRYYRHFEAYARENSQPS
- the moaD gene encoding molybdopterin converting factor subunit 1, with protein sequence MRVNVVFFARLRRESGLEMAAVETPEGVTVRELARQVEETYGMSLRGCMVAVNEAYATPEHVLQPGDEVAFLPPVAGGAGEDMRCEVVTTPLLLAEADAFLVRPEYGAQAYFVGTVRSPNKGKQVEYIEYEGYGPMAEKVMRAAAAQARAQYGTLRVVVQHRVGRLLPGEASILIGVASPHRRAALEACDFLIEHLKVHLPIWKHEADEDGQHWVEGQTGSPTL